The DNA window AACAGCCTTGGAAGGTAATGATCCTGAATCATGCAAATCGCCGTAGCTTTGGAAGGCGAGATAAACGGTCGCCCGTTGGTCGCGAATCGTGCCCAAAGCGCGCAAGCTGGTTTGACCCAGGCTGTATTTGAACTCGTCCAAAAACAAGTGGACGTGTCTGGCTCCGTTTCGGTCCCGATTCTTGATGATTTGCACGATGCGGGTCAGCAACATTTTCTGCGCTGCCACCACACGCAAATCGTCGACCGAGCCAACGATATACACGAGACCACCCCGCTCGATAATCTCGGCCAGATTCGGCCCTGCTGCTGTGTCGAATGCGCCCAGGCGTGCCATATCCTTGAGAGCACGCCAGAAATTCTGACGGCTGGTGACTTCGTCGACGTCGGCGCCTATATTGACCATCGAGCGCAGATTGAATTGGCCTTCGGTCAGCTTATCGAGTAGCGTTGCGCAGGCATCCCTATCCTCACCACGGTAAAAATCAACGGCTGGATCGCCGGAATTCTCAAGCTGCAAAGCCGTATTGACCAAGACCTCGCATTCAGTTTTTGTGCAGCCCTGGAACACGTTAATCTGCGGAATATCCTTGCGCAGATCGATGAATGCCGTTGGCTTCCCCAGCTTTTGTGCCTCACGGAACAAAATGCCGGGGGCGAATTCATCGTTCTTGGGGTCGATCACCACGCATGCATCCCCGGCTGTCATAGCCTGAACAAGCAGCGAAGTTGTAATCACCGTTTTGCCTGTGCCGCTCGCTCCAATAATCGCCATGTGGTTTTTGCGCGCTTGGTCGGGGCTAATCGTCATCGGCACGTCGCGAACCTTCGCAGGCTCTTTCTTGCCCTTGCCTGGCCGACAGCCCATGCCCACGAATACGGCTTGGTGCTGGCTTGCCGACGCGAGCCACGGCTCGGCCTGGTAGCTTGGCTTCTGCATGAACTGGCCCATCTGCACGTGTGCGTGCACGTTCGGCAGATCGTCGGCTTGCACCTGCGGCTGGCGCGCCAGCCAGGCTTTGCGGGCCATGAAAATGATGAGGGCAAAGCCTGTCAGGACCCCCAAGGCGCTGCCCAAGTTTGGCGCACCAGCGGCTCCTGCCACAGCGCTCACCATCATGCCAGCAACGCTCGGAAGAATGGCCCATTTCAGAACCTTGCCAGACAGCCAGGCTGTGGCGCGTTGGCTATGGCCCCTAAGAATGTCGATGATCATGATTTACTCCCTGATGTTGGCTTTGCTGTTGTCCATGGGTCGTGACGACCACTCTTCCCATGCATAGGCAAGGGCGGAAATTGAGAGGCCCGTCGCGAGGGTCATGAACCATGCGGTGGTTGTGATGGGTGTGCTGCACGCCCACCTGACCAGCACCCCTTGCAGCGCCAAGTGCTGAGGGGCAAGCGGGGCTGACTGATGCCAGTACAGCCACTCAAAGTGCCAAATTCGGGCGGCCCAGCCCGCCCACAGGGACAGGCTGATGGCGGCACTGACGGTGCCGATGACGAAGGCTCGCGTTGCCCAGTGAATGCGGCTGCGTTTGGTTCTTGTCGTGACGCCTTGGATTGCCATTTCATGCTCCATCTGCCCGCCGTGTGCGGGGTGTGGAGCTATAGACAGCGGCGGAAATTGGCCGCACAGACGCAAATAAACGCATCTACAATAAAGGCGATGGGAAAGCGGCTGACCTGGGATGAAGTGAAGCGGCGCAGGAACCTGCGCAAACATGGACTGGATTTCGCGCAAGCAGGCCAGGTCCTGGAATCGCGGTATCGGCTGGACATTCCTGTGGAGCGCGGCGGCGAAGCGCGCACCATGTCGATGTCCTACGCCTTCGGTCTGCTGGTCGTGCTGGTGGTCGTGCACACAGCGCGCGAGGACGCGGCACGCATCATCAGTTTCAGGCGGGCCAGTGAAACGGAAACGGAGATCTACTATGAGTGGCTTGAACAAGAAGCAGACTGAGCGTGAGGCCATCCTTGCGACGATGAAGACGTCGCCGCCAGGTGGCTACTACGTGTGGGACGGCAAGAATGAAGACGACCGCCCGGCGAGCGCCGATGAACTGCGCGCCGGAATCGAGGCTTACCGCCGCAGTCGAGGCCGACCAGTCGGGTCTGGAACGAAGGAACAGGTGGCCATCCGCTTTGACCGTGATGTGCTGGAAGCCTTCCGCACATCAGGTCCTGGCTGGCAGACTCGGATGAACGCTGCCCTGAAGGAGTGGTTGAAGTCCCATCCAAAGCTGGCCTGATACCTATCATGCATTTTTTGCATGATGCAGACGCGATTTCAGCCTTCCAGACTCTTTAAGGATTCTCGGCCTCAGTGCCGCGATGAACCATGCAGGCTCTGCATGGTGTCGGTGGCATAGAGCGGTTCTCGTCGATTTTGTCGGGCCAGAGGGGCCGGTTCCGGCCCCTCAAAGCCGCGCCCAAAAATTGTGACCTTTGCGCAAAACCGTGACCTTTCGCGGGCCTGTTTTCAATGAAATCAAGGGGTTACGAGGCTATGAAGCGTTCCGTCGCGGAATTTTTGGCGATTCCGCGGCACTGGTGGCGAATGACGAAGGGTGGCAAAGCCGCCCTTCCTGGCCAACGGTTTTGGTGGGTTAGTGGGTTTGAGTGGGTTATTTCTATACCCGGAAAATTTTGTTGTTGTGAATTTACTGAGGGCCAATCAACCCACTCAAACCCACTAACCCACTTTCATCTATCGCGCCGCTCGATGTTGGAATAGGTGGATCTGGCGCGATGGCGGTCCAGGAGTGCTAAAATATGACAATCCTGAAACACACGACCAATGCCGCCAAGGAACAATGCTGCTGTGCTGCTGGAGCGCGAACGCTTCGAGATCAAGTCCAAGTCTGGCGGCGGGCTGTTGAGCTATGAGGTTTGGGGTGTTGTCGAGCAAGGGAAGACAGTGGTCACCCGCTACAACCTGGCGTACATCAACCATGCGGTCTGTCCGGTCGACAACGGGCGCGTGCTGGGGTACGACAACGCGCATGGCTACCACCACAAGCACCACATGGGCACGGTGGAGCCGATGGAGTTCACCAGTTACGAAGCCACGCTGGAGCGTTTCCAGCAAGAAGTGGCTGCCATCTTGCAGAGCGTTAAGGAGAAAAAGCGATGATCCGGGTTGTGATGCGTGCCGGCACCGTTGAAGAGTTCTTCAACCGCGCCAAGGATGCCGCCCGCCGCGCCGATACGGGCGGACCCTTTGAGGGTACGGTGACACTGTCCTTTGAGGACCCGCAGCGCCTGTTCGACGTTTTGACGCAGAACCGGCAAACCTTGGTACGTGCCGTCATGCGCCAGCCCGACACCATTCCCGAATTGGCCAAGCGTCTCAAGCGAGACCGCACAGCCGTCACCCGCGATGTGCTGCTGCTGGAAAAGCTGGGCGTGGTGAAGTCTGAGCGCGTCTCCAATCCAGGACACGGCATTCACAAGCTGGTGCGCCCCTCGGCCAGCAGGATAGATCTGGTCGCGACGATTGAGTGACCCGGAAAAATCAGTCGGCCCTGACCACTTTCCACGTGACGCTGCCCTGCGCCAGGCTATGCTCGCGCAGCACATAGCCGCCAGCAATCCGGTCTTTTGCGCCCTGCAGCCAGCGTCCTACAGACCTGGTGGATGGTTCCTTGCCGGGACTCAAACCCATTGCATCTTCGAGCGCTAGATAGACCCCTCCATCCATTTTCAGAAGGTCGCTTGCCTTCCAGGTCATCGGCCCTTTCAGCATGAACACGGCCTCAAGCACGCCCGCGACCTCGCCCGCCCTGGGGTCCTTTTTCTGCGCCTTCACAAGCCGCGTGGCGGGGTCAAGACCCATGAGCCAGTTGATAGGCCCCCTGCACCACTTGTGCCAGTCGTCGAAATCGCTGGCCCGCTCCAGATCATCCAAACCAGGGCACCCCGCATGCAGAAATGCAGCCTGGATCGTCATCACCGCATGAATCAATTCCTGCCTTCTACCGAGCACAAGCGCGTCTGGCATGGGGCCATTGAAGACCCTTGCCGATGGCGTCTCGTGCCTGGGATCAAGCCTGATTTCAAGGATGCGTCTGGCGCTGTCGGCGCCAGCAATAGCATTGTTCGCGGTGATGATGACGTTTGTGCAAGTGGAGACAAGGGCCTTTTTTGAGTGCCCTAGGAGACTGTCGGACTTTGCGGTCTTCCGGATGAAGACGCTATCCGAGACAATTGCTGCTGCACAACCGAGAGCCCGAGCCGATGAGCCGCTTCGTCCCTGTTGACCGAGACACCGCATATCTGTTGCCACCGTCGGTGGACGAATGGCTGCCCACTGATCACTTGGCGCGCTTCGTGGTCGAAGTCATCGAGCAGCTTGATCTGGGCGATCTGGCCCGACAGTACGCAGGCCGGGGCTCGGCGGCGCACCATCCGGCGGTGCTGCTGGGCCTGCTGATCTACGGCTACGCCAACGGCGTGCACTCCAGCCGCAAGATCGAGCGGGCGACCTACGACTCGGTGGCGTTCCGCTTTGTTGCGGCCAATACCCACCCCGATCACGACACGCTGGCGACGTTCCGCCGCCGCTTCTTGAAGGAGGTGGAGGCACTGTTCGTGCAGGTGCTGGTTCTGGCGCGCGAGATGAAGCTGCTCAAGCTCGGACACATCGCGCTGGATGGCACCAAGATCGACGCCAACGCCAGCAAGCACAAGGCCTTGTCGTGGGCTCATGCCAACAAGATCGAGGCGCAGCTGCGCCAGGAAGTACAAACGCTGCTGGCGCTGGCAGAGAACAGCGACCGCGCGACGGTACCCGACGGCATGGATGTGCCGGCGGAGATCGCCCTGCGTGCAGATCGCTTGAGCGCAATCGCGCAGGCCAAGGCCAAGATCGAGCAGCGCGCCAGCGAACGCCATCAGGTCGAGCAGCAGGAGTACGAGGCCAAGACCGCCAAGCGCCAAGCCCAGCGCGAGGCGGGCAAGAAGCCGCGCGGCAAGGACCCTGAGCCGCCAGAGGCCGGCCCCCGGAGCAGCGATCAGGTCAACCTCACGGATGAAGAGTCGCGCATCATGCCCGTGTCGGGTGGGGGCTTCGAGCAAAGCTACAACGCACAAGCCGGCGTGGACATCGCGACGATGATGGTGATCACCCAGCATGTGAGCCAGGCATCCAACGACAAGCGCGAAGTTGTGCCTACGCTGCAGCAGATCCAAGCGTTACCCGCGGTGCTGGGCGAGGTGCACACGCTCATCACGGACAACGGCTTCTTCAGCCAAGCCAACGTGATCGCGTGCAACGACGCGGGTATCGAGCCGCTGCTGGCGCTCAAGCGGGAGTCGCATCACACGCCGGTGATGGGGCGCTTTGCACCCGATGTGCCCGAGCCCCAGACGACGGATCCGCTCGTGCAGATGGCACACCGCCTGGGCACGCAAGCAGGCCGAGCCCTGTACGGCCTGCGCAAGCAGACAGTGGAGCCGGTGTTCGGCATCATCAAGCAAGTGATGGGTTGGCGCCAGATGAGCATGCGCGGGCTGGCCAAGGCACAAGGCGAATGGAGCTTGGTGACCATGGCTTGGAACATCAAGCGCATGCACGTCCTGCGAGCCGCGTGAGGGCAATAGTGCGCCCCGACCACGCCAAAACCGAGTCCCCAGGCCGCCCCATGTGCCCTCACAGTGTCTCGCCAACCATCGAGAGCGTTCGATCAGCGCGCCGCTGTCAAAAAAAACGCGTCGCACTGATCAATCGGATTCGCTCGGGTTCAAGTCCGACAGCCTCCTAGGTAACGACCTTCCATGATTTCTGCCGTCGCCAAGTTGCGGAGGCTGGCCGAGTCTATTTCCTGGCCTGCCTTGCCGTCCCCGATTTCCTCGAAAAGAAGAACTGGCGGGCTTTCCAGCAGGCTGGAAATAAGGCGCTTTTCAATCTCAACGTCATCGGCGGGCAATACCCCAGATGTCACATCCTTTCCTTGAGCAAACCGAGCCAGTGCCTTTGCAAGCACAGCCTTGCCAGAACCCGGCGCTGGCGCGCTGACTAGCACCAGAGGCGCTTTTTTCATGGTAGGCCGCGAGACGCACGCCAGCATCGCTGCGAGCGCCGCCGCTTCGTCATGCGGCTCAGCCCATGGGAACGTATTTACCACGGCCCTGAGCTTGATCAAAGCCTCTTCAGCCTCTTCTCTGGTCGCGTCCTCGTGTACAGCATGGAAGTCTTGGAACGCACCATAAATATGGCTTTGAGGGTCATACCCCGGCGACAGCATCCGGCCAGGTGCGAGCCACAAGGGGTGGTCTGTGATTGTTTTCAGCTTGGGGATCTTGCGCCAGTCCTGGCGCTCCACGAGCGCCTGGGCCAGCGCTCCAGGCGGGTTGGCAGGCTCTTCCCATGTGCCACGTGCCGTGGTGACTTCTCTGAACCACGTCGCCGCGCGCGCCATCTCGACCCTGCACACAGCAGGCGACATCGGTGCACTGGAGCCTGTGTGAGGATTCAGGCTCACCAAGACCTGGCCCTTGTCAAACACGGTGAGCGTCGCGCCCAGCGCGTGCTCGGCGGCGTCCATCATGGTTGGCAATTCCCCGGCCTTGACTTCAATCCTAGGCAGTGGTTTGGCTTTGGGGGCACTCTTCAAAACTGAGTTCACGGCGTGCCCCCCTCAAAATAACCCAGCCTGGCGCGCCTGCGCCGCCTGACGCTTGGCCAGGGCAGCCTTGGATGGCCGCCCGCCCCTGCCGGTCTTGGGACGCGACGCCCACGCCTCGGGGCCGATGCTGAGCGAGCCGAACAAGCCGGGATCGCGCACAGCCTCGGCCGTGGCGCGTATCAGCTTTGCCGTGTCGTACCTTCCCATCCTCGCCGAGACGCCACGCGCCTCTGCAATGGTTTTGGAAGGTGCGTCGCGCAGAAAATCAGCCACGCCCTCCACATGCTCTGGCAAGGCTTTATCAAGCTCTGCCCGGCGCTCTTGCCCCGGCGCGGCGATGGTCTCGTGCAAAGCCAGCCCATCTTCCCCACGCGCCGGGGCATTGAGGTCCCGCGCCCCACGAATTCGCCGGTCGCCCCCTGCATCGCGCCCCTGCCCCATGAGCCGGAAGCAGGACCTGACAAAAAGATTCCAATCCAGCGCCCGCTTGCCCTGCCACGTCCAAACTCGCTTTGCGAATTCCTGGAGAAAGTCTGTGGCCTCGCGGTCTCGCCAGGCGTGACCAGAGGAAGCGGCGGCAAGGCGGTGCGCATCCGAAGCCATGTCATGAGGCTCGGGCATCTGCACACCAAAGACCCCCAACTCTCCACGCACATCCCGCGCCACGCGCAGCGTGGTCAAGGGAAGGACCATGCTGCGCGCCAGCGTGCCTTCTGTGGGGTATGCATCAAAAAGCGCTGAAACAATGTTTTTCTGTTGGCGTTCCATGGCTAACTCCTTTTCTCTGTGCCATGGAAAGAACTTTAAGCCCGTTTTTCGGCGATTTTTCTCCGAATGATGGCCCTTTTGATGCAGCTTTCGATCCTTGGGGGCGATTCAGGGCACCGGCAGGAAGCGCTGACGTAAAAAAAGCCACCGTGAATGTCACTGGTGGCTTTGAGTCCAGACACTACCCACGCTCAGTGGGAGCACAGTGGGAATTGCGAGGGAAACCTTGCCGGGGAAACGGTATAATCTCGGGCAAGTACAGGAAATCGCAAGCAAGCTAAGTGATTGATTTTGCTTGATTCACGTTCTCAAGCGGGCGTAGTTCAATGGTAGAACTTCTGCTTCCCAAGCAGATGGCGTGGGTTCGATTCCCATCGCCCGCTCCACCCACATTGCAGCAAAACTCTCCGGCCCGGCCGGTTTTTTTACGCCTGCCAGCCTGAGTTTCAGCGCCATGCCTGCCGCACCATCTCCCGAGCCCGTTCAGGCCGCAGCCGGTTCCACTCCGGCCAATGCGCTGCGCGCACGCGGCATACGCAGCTTCGTGTTGCGCACCGGGCGCACCACCACGGGGCAGGCGCGCGCGCTGGCGGAGCTGGGCCCGCGTTTCGTGCTGCCCTACGCATCACTCGCAGCAAATTGGGACGCGGTGTTCGGCCGGACGGCGCCGCGCATCCTGGAGGTGGGCTTTGGCATGGGCGAGGCCACGGCGCAAATCGCCCAGGCTCAGCCCGAGCGCGATTTCATCGGCGTGGAAGTGCACACGCCGGGGGTGGGCGCGCTGCTGCTGCGCATCGAGAAACTGGGGCTGGTGAATCAGCGCATCGTCCAGCACGACGCCGTGGAGGTGCTGCGCGACATGGTCGTGCCCAATGCCCTGGCCGGCGTGCATGTGTACTTTCCCGATCCCTGGCACAAGAAGCGCCACCACAAGCGGCGATTGATTCAGCCTGGGTTTGTCGAACTCGCGGCCAGCCGTCTGGCACCTGGCGGCTATCTGCATTGCGCCACGGACTGGGAGCCTTATGCCGAGCACATGCTGGAGGTGCTGTCAGCCAGTGAGAGTCTGGTGAACACCGCCGCCGGCTACGCCCCACGCCCCGCCTGGCGGCCTCTCAGCAAGTTCGAGCAACGCGGCCTGCGTTTGGGGCATGGCGTGTGGGATCTGGTGTTTGAGAAGCGCGCCATCTCTGGCTGAAACCACCAAGGGCTAAACGGGCGAGATGGTCTCAACCCGCCCAGTTGACCCAACCCATCTTGGCGGTCACCAGCACCGAGGCGCCGAACGCCAGGCGGTACCAGGCAAAGGGCACGAAGCTGTGCCCGCCCACATAGCGCAGTAGCCAGCGCACCACCACCAGCGCAGACACGAAGGACACGGCCATGCCCAGCCCGAACGCGGGAACGTCGGCAGCGCTCAGCAACGCGCGGTGCTTGAGCAGGTCGTAGCCGGTGGCGGCCAGCAGGGTGGGAATGGCGAGAAAGAAGGAAAACTCGGTGGCCGCGATGCGGCTCAAGCCGAACAGCATGCCACCGATGATGGTGGCGCCTGAGCGGCTGGTGCCTGGAATGAGGGCGAAGGCTTGCGCTGCGCCAACTTTCAAGGCATCGAGCGCAGTCATGGCCTCGACCGTGCGCACACGAATGGCATCCGCCCTGGCCGCCTGCCGCCGCTCGGCCCAGAGAATCACCAAGCCGCCAATGATGAAGGCCAGCGCCACGGGCACGGGCGCGAACAGATGGCGCTTGATGGCGGAAGCGAACACCAGACCCAGCAGGGCCGCGGGCAGAAAGGCGATGAGCAGGTTGCGGCTGAAGCGCCAGGCGGCAGTGCGCGGGGCCAGTTGGCGCGAGGTCAGGCCTTCCACCACACCGATGAGGCGCACACGGTAATGCCACATCACCGCGAGGATGGCGCCGCTCTGAATGGCAATCTCGAACACCTTGGCCTTGTCGCTCACCCAGCCCAGCAGGCTGGCGGCAAGGATGAGGTGGCCTGTCGAGGAGATGGGCAGGAATTCGGTGATGCCCTCGACCAAGCCGAGAATGATGGCGACGAATGCGGTGTGGGTGTCCATGCGGCTTGTGAGCAAAGGACCGCATTATCACGGGCGGCGCAGGCCGCCCCCAAGACCGCATTCAGCGGACTGGGCAGCTATGCAACCTGCAGGGGATCAGAACACGCCGCTCAAGCCACCATAGACCCCGAGCCCGGAGGTCAGCACCACCACGGCCAGCACCATCCAGAGATACCAGCCGCGCAGGCGGTGTTCGAGCGGCAGCGCCTTGACCGCCAAGGCCACCAGGAATCCCAGCACCAGGGGCAGCATCAGTGCGTTCATCACTTCGACGCCAACCGACAGCGCGACCAGATCGGGCACCAGCGCCACGATCAAGGCCCCACCCACCACGCCCAGCGTGAACACGATATAGAACCAGGGTGCCTCCAGGGGGCGGTATTCGAGCGAATGCTTGTAGCCTGTGACCTCACCAAAGCCCCAGGCCGCCGCCAGGGCCACGACGATGGCCGCCACCATGGCGGCACCCAGGATGCCCAGGCCGAACAGCGTGTGGCCCAGCGTCTGGCCCAGGAAAGGCGTGAGCGCCTGCGCCACCTGCCCCACGGTGTTGAGCGGGGGGCTGAGGTGCCCGGCCCACAGCGTGGCTGCGGCCACCAGCAGCACAGCGGCCATCACCACCTGGGTGAGCACGGCACCGAAAGCCGTGTCCCAGCGTGCGACGGTGTACTGCTCGGGTTTGAGGCCTTTGTCCGACACGGCGGACTGCTGATAGAACACCATCCACGGCATGATGACCGCGCCGATATTGGCGGCGACCAAATACCAGAAGCCCGAGTCATGCACCGGCACATGCGCCAGGCCCGCGAGCAACTCATGCGACTTGATCGGCGCCTGCATGGCCACCCAGATGAACACCAGCTCGAACAAACCGAGCGCAATGGCCACCCGCTCCACCCGTCGGTAACTGCCCGTCCACACAATGACCAGCAGGAAGCCGGCAGCCAGCGTGAGGCTCCAGGCACGCGGCACGCCGAATAACTCCCCCACACCTGCCACGCCGGAAAACTCGGTGAGCAGGGCTCCAACGGTGGCCACGGCCAGCCCCGTGACCGAAACCCAGGCCCACACCGGGCCGAACGTTTCGCGGATGAGTTCGCCATGCCCCTTGCCGGTGAAAATGCCCAGGCGCACGGTGAGTTCCTGCACCACATAGAGGATAGGGATCAGGATGAGTTGCAGGCTGAGCAGTTGATAGCCCCATTGCGCGCCGCTTTGCGCTGCGGTGAGCACGCTGCCGACATCGGTATCAGCCAGCATCACAACCAGGCCAGGGCCGAGCACGGCAAGAAAGATTTTCCAGCGTGTCGCGGGCAGGCCTGGACGAGGCGTGCTGGCGACGAGGGGAGAACTCATGGGCTATTCGAGTGGTGTCGTTGTCTCCGTAAATGATAATTGTTCTTGATTGGACGGCGAGTTGTTTTACCTCCCGTTACCCCTCGACGCCTGCCCGCTGCGCCACCCCGCGGCAGCATCAGCGTTCACACCATCGTGACCAGCAGCCAGGCGTTGAGCACGATGATGACCGCGGCAATCACCCAGCCCAGTGCCTGCACCCGTTGCGAATTCACCAGCGCCCCCATCAACTCGCGCCGGCCGGTGAACACCAGCAGCGGCACCAGGGCGAAAGGAATGCCGAAAGACAACACCACCTGGGAGAACACCAGCGCCCGGGTCGGGTCCACCCCCAGGGCGATCACCACCACCGCCGGCACGGTGGTGAGTACCCGGCGCAGCCACAGCGGAATGGAAAAGCCGACGAAGCCCTACATCACCACCTGGCCCGACAACGTGCCCACCACGCTGGACGATACTCCGCTGGCCAGCAGTGCCACGGCGAACAAGGCCGCCGCTGCCGGACCCAACAGCGGCGTGAGCGCCTGCCAGGCCAGCGACAGGTCGGCCATTTCGGCGCCGCGCCCGGCAAAGGTCGCGGCGGCAACCGCCAGCATGGCCATGTTGAGCAAGCCCGCAAGGCCCATGGCCAGCATCACCTCGCGGCGTGTGGCGGCCATCAGGCGCGGCTTGAGTTGATCGGCGACCACCAGGCGGCGCTGGGTCAGGCTGGATGCAGGTAGATGACATGGGGCATGACGGTGGCGCCCAGAATGCCGGCAGCGAGATACAAGCCGGCATTGCCCTCACCCCAGTTCGGCATCACCACCCCACGGGCTGCAGCCAGCCAGTCGATGCGGGACAGCAACAGCTCCACCCCATAGGCCAGGGCAATGACCGCAACCAGGCTGCCGACGGCGATCTCCAGCGGCCTGAAGCCGCGCCGCTCCAGGCCCAGAATGGCCATGACCACGACAAAGGTGAGCAGGACCGAAACCGGCATGGAAAACCCGGCGAGCAGATGAAAGCCCAACGCTGCGCCAAGAAACTCGGCCAGATCGGTGAACATGGCGACGATCTCGCCCTGCACCCAGTAAAGCCGCACCAGCGGCCGAGGCCAGTGGGCGCGAATCAACTCCGGCAGGTTGCGCCCGGTGGCAATGCCCAGCTTGGCCGAAAGCGTCTGCACCAGCATGGCCATCCCATTGGCCCACAACACCACCCACAGCAAGCTGTAGCCCAGGGTAGCGCCGGCTTGCAGATTGGTGGCGAAATTACCGGGATCGATATACGCCACCGACGCCAGGACCGCCGGACCGATAAAGGGCAGCAACGGCCGGCCTCGCCGGCGTGGCGATTGCAGCGACTGCAGCGCGGCAAGGCGGGTGCGTTGATCGAGGCGGATGGCAGCGGAACTCGGCATGATGGGGCTCTGGGACGATGTC is part of the Thiomonas sp. X19 genome and encodes:
- a CDS encoding type IV secretory system conjugative DNA transfer family protein, which translates into the protein MIIDILRGHSQRATAWLSGKVLKWAILPSVAGMMVSAVAGAAGAPNLGSALGVLTGFALIIFMARKAWLARQPQVQADDLPNVHAHVQMGQFMQKPSYQAEPWLASASQHQAVFVGMGCRPGKGKKEPAKVRDVPMTISPDQARKNHMAIIGASGTGKTVITTSLLVQAMTAGDACVVIDPKNDEFAPGILFREAQKLGKPTAFIDLRKDIPQINVFQGCTKTECEVLVNTALQLENSGDPAVDFYRGEDRDACATLLDKLTEGQFNLRSMVNIGADVDEVTSRQNFWRALKDMARLGAFDTAAGPNLAEIIERGGLVYIVGSVDDLRVVAAQKMLLTRIVQIIKNRDRNGARHVHLFLDEFKYSLGQTSLRALGTIRDQRATVYLAFQSYGDLHDSGSLPSKAVLGAAKGNTSLKLVFRLEDDETAKELSSLSGKYAVELETTGKTTNAEGLEQGQYFRQLRENVTPDMLSTAMPKPANAQDAPVFWMFGHGAPVLLAAGYMTPGKTPDITPAAAVVRSSKSDPTKAQDII
- a CDS encoding BrnT family toxin; this translates as MLHLPAVCGVWSYRQRRKLAAQTQINASTIKAMGKRLTWDEVKRRRNLRKHGLDFAQAGQVLESRYRLDIPVERGGEARTMSMSYAFGLLVVLVVVHTAREDAARIISFRRASETETEIYYEWLEQEAD
- a CDS encoding BrnA antitoxin family protein, whose product is MNKKQTEREAILATMKTSPPGGYYVWDGKNEDDRPASADELRAGIEAYRRSRGRPVGSGTKEQVAIRFDRDVLEAFRTSGPGWQTRMNAALKEWLKSHPKLA
- a CDS encoding DUF6516 family protein — protein: MPPRNNAAVLLERERFEIKSKSGGGLLSYEVWGVVEQGKTVVTRYNLAYINHAVCPVDNGRVLGYDNAHGYHHKHHMGTVEPMEFTSYEATLERFQQEVAAILQSVKEKKR
- a CDS encoding HTH domain-containing protein, whose amino-acid sequence is MIRVVMRAGTVEEFFNRAKDAARRADTGGPFEGTVTLSFEDPQRLFDVLTQNRQTLVRAVMRQPDTIPELAKRLKRDRTAVTRDVLLLEKLGVVKSERVSNPGHGIHKLVRPSASRIDLVATIE
- a CDS encoding IS1182-like element ISThsp16 family transposase, yielding MSRFVPVDRDTAYLLPPSVDEWLPTDHLARFVVEVIEQLDLGDLARQYAGRGSAAHHPAVLLGLLIYGYANGVHSSRKIERATYDSVAFRFVAANTHPDHDTLATFRRRFLKEVEALFVQVLVLAREMKLLKLGHIALDGTKIDANASKHKALSWAHANKIEAQLRQEVQTLLALAENSDRATVPDGMDVPAEIALRADRLSAIAQAKAKIEQRASERHQVEQQEYEAKTAKRQAQREAGKKPRGKDPEPPEAGPRSSDQVNLTDEESRIMPVSGGGFEQSYNAQAGVDIATMMVITQHVSQASNDKREVVPTLQQIQALPAVLGEVHTLITDNGFFSQANVIACNDAGIEPLLALKRESHHTPVMGRFAPDVPEPQTTDPLVQMAHRLGTQAGRALYGLRKQTVEPVFGIIKQVMGWRQMSMRGLAKAQGEWSLVTMAWNIKRMHVLRAA
- the trmB gene encoding tRNA (guanosine(46)-N7)-methyltransferase TrmB, whose protein sequence is MPAAPSPEPVQAAAGSTPANALRARGIRSFVLRTGRTTTGQARALAELGPRFVLPYASLAANWDAVFGRTAPRILEVGFGMGEATAQIAQAQPERDFIGVEVHTPGVGALLLRIEKLGLVNQRIVQHDAVEVLRDMVVPNALAGVHVYFPDPWHKKRHHKRRLIQPGFVELAASRLAPGGYLHCATDWEPYAEHMLEVLSASESLVNTAAGYAPRPAWRPLSKFEQRGLRLGHGVWDLVFEKRAISG
- a CDS encoding undecaprenyl-diphosphate phosphatase, whose product is MDTHTAFVAIILGLVEGITEFLPISSTGHLILAASLLGWVSDKAKVFEIAIQSGAILAVMWHYRVRLIGVVEGLTSRQLAPRTAAWRFSRNLLIAFLPAALLGLVFASAIKRHLFAPVPVALAFIIGGLVILWAERRQAARADAIRVRTVEAMTALDALKVGAAQAFALIPGTSRSGATIIGGMLFGLSRIAATEFSFFLAIPTLLAATGYDLLKHRALLSAADVPAFGLGMAVSFVSALVVVRWLLRYVGGHSFVPFAWYRLAFGASVLVTAKMGWVNWAG
- a CDS encoding NRAMP family divalent metal transporter, which encodes MSSPLVASTPRPGLPATRWKIFLAVLGPGLVVMLADTDVGSVLTAAQSGAQWGYQLLSLQLILIPILYVVQELTVRLGIFTGKGHGELIRETFGPVWAWVSVTGLAVATVGALLTEFSGVAGVGELFGVPRAWSLTLAAGFLLVIVWTGSYRRVERVAIALGLFELVFIWVAMQAPIKSHELLAGLAHVPVHDSGFWYLVAANIGAVIMPWMVFYQQSAVSDKGLKPEQYTVARWDTAFGAVLTQVVMAAVLLVAAATLWAGHLSPPLNTVGQVAQALTPFLGQTLGHTLFGLGILGAAMVAAIVVALAAAWGFGEVTGYKHSLEYRPLEAPWFYIVFTLGVVGGALIVALVPDLVALSVGVEVMNALMLPLVLGFLVALAVKALPLEHRLRGWYLWMVLAVVVLTSGLGVYGGLSGVF